The genome window TTGGAGCCGCGAATCGTGGTTCGAATCCACGCCTCCCAGTTCTGTAGTGATAGGGTAAGGTTCTAGAAGGGTATTCGGGGCATCCTCGACGTTCGCTGTCATGCCTACTCGCACAAGTTTGGCTTTTCAGGAAGCCCCTTAAAGAAGTATGCGAAGGCCCTACAACTGCGTTATTGGCACATTCCTGTGCTGGGCGTGGAACCAGCCCCGCGCAGACATCTTCAGGAGAGGCCCGACTACGACCGACTCTTCATCATCTACGAACGGGGCCTCCAAGAAAAGCAGGTATTTGTCGAACGTGCATTGAACCTTTTAACGCAACAGCCTGTGGTTCTGCTCTGTTTCGAGGCCGACCCAGCTCTCTGCCATCGGAGCCGCTTAGCGGCCTGGCTTGCAAAGCAGTGCCCACTTCCTATTCAACATCTGTGAGAACATGCCACGCTAGGAAATGATTTCGTTCGAGAACGTATTCTCATTACCGTGAAGACGTACCCGCATCCTTCTAAACGCTATGGTGAACTCGTTTGTACGCCTCTTTAAGAATTGGCCTGGTGGGAACTAGCTAAGAGACTGTTCTCTCGCTCATGATGCCATTTCTATCCCTGGCTTTTAGGCGGAGCTTGGGGGGCGGTCTGTTGCCACCAAGAGAGAAGCTTCTGCTTGGCCGCTTCGCGATCGTCCGGCGCTAACCGCCCCTCGATCACCTCGTTGATCAGAAACTCCTTGGCCTGCCCAACCACCGGCCCCGGCTTTACGTTGAGGAGCTGCATAATCGTTTTGCCATCCAGTGGGCTTTGTAGCGAGCGAACGCTGTCGGCATTGAGCTGGGCGATACGAGCGCGCAACCCCGCAATGTCTGCCCGCGCCTGCTCGGGTACCACGGTTGCTGCAACGTCGCACTCAGCAAGGGTAAGCAGGTCTTCAAGGTAGGGCCCACACTCTCGGATCAGGCGTTTCACGGCCGCATCGCTCCAATCAGGCCGGTATTCGCCAGGTCGCATATGCAGCTTAACCAGTGTGGTTACGCCCTCTATCTCCTCATTGGAAAACTTGAGGCGACGCATCATTTCACGCACCATCTCAGCCCCAACCGTTGCATGGTGGTAGAAACGTATCTGTCCCTGGACTTCGGTGCGAGTTCGTGGTTTGCCGATATCGTGCCAAAGCAGGCCTAGCCTCAGCGTCAGGCTGGCGTTTGGGGGTAAGCACTCTAAGGCCACCAAGGTGTGATCCCACACATCGTAACGGTGCCAACCTCCTTGCTGACAACCCACCATCTCCACCATCTCCGGCAGGAACTGATGGAGAAGTTTAAGTTCGAGCAGCATCTGAAGTCCGCGATGGGCTTTGGGGCCATCCAAAAGGACGATCTTCACGAACTCATCACGAATGCGCTCATACGATATGGTAGGGGGACTTAAGCGATAGGCTTCTTTCATGATTCCCTCTTTGGTTTTGGGTTCTATTTCAAAATCGAAGCGCGCGGCAAAGCGCACGGCACGCAGCATGCGCAGGGGGTCGTCGTAAAAGGTGACGGCCGGGTCGAGGGGCGTGCGAATAATTTTTGCGCGCAGATCGGCCAAGGCCAGGCCGGTAAGGTCGAGGAGTTCGCCGGTATGAAGGTTTTCTAAGAGCGTGTTGATCGTAAAATCCCTTCGATACACATCCTCACGGAGGCCGGCGAACTGCACTTCAGGCTTGCGCGACTCGGGGCGGTAGCTCTCCGCCCGTGCCGAAACCAGCTCGACGGTACAGGCAACTCCCTGAGCCGTAGCCACCGTGATGCGCGCGGTGCCAAAACGAGGGTAGACCACAGGAGCATGCGTTGAAAGCCCTTTTTTATGGAGAAAATAGGCGAGCTCAACGGCATCCCCTTCGAGAACGATGTCCAGGTCGGGCGAGGAAGGGATGCCCAGCTCCCGATCGCGTAAGAGCCCTCCCACAAGATAGAGCCTGCCTTCATAAGGGGTGCCACGGGTGGCCTCACGCAGGCGATGGATTGCATCCTCAATGGCTTCCGATAAGTTCTGAGATGTCAAGAGCGTTTACCGTTGCAGGAAAACTGAAACAGACTGCACAGATAGTCTACCTTGCTCTGCAAAAGACGCCTATCTACATCGTCTCTTCATGCGCTTGAAGCGTCTGTAGGCAGTCGGAGGCAGCCGACTGAACCGCTGGAGCAAGGTTGGGAAGCAACAAGAGCTGTTGGAGTAGAGGGATGGCGCGCTTATCGCCACATCGTTTGAGATCGTCGAGCACGGCCAGCACCAGCGCTTGTTCCGTCTCCTTCTCCATGGCAGCGCGTAATAGAACAAGAGCCTCCTGTTCAGGGTCAGTTCGGGCGGGGCGCAAAAGTTCGAGGGTAGAAGAGGAAGAGTGGGAGGCAACGCGCAACAGGGTCTCTGCCTCCTTCTGCTTGGCAAGACGCTCTTCAATGTGGCGTTGCACGGAGGCCGCCTTCTGCTGAACCGATGGAAACTTTCCTAGCTTATCTTTCCCATTGGCAAGCTGTCGAATGATGGGTAGCACGCTTTGATCTCCCACCTTTTCAAGAGCCTCCAGCAAGAGGAGGGCCTTAGCCTCCTCTTCTTCCTCGGAGAGGAGCCATGCCAGACAGGAGAGGGTGCGCGGTGCAACGGTGCCATAGTGTGCGGAGGTCAGCGCGGGCAGAAGGCTAAACAGAGTGGTAATCTCTATTTTCACCAAAGCACGCATCGAAAGGATGACTCTTGGGGCAAGAGCATCCAGAGCTTCGAGGGCCTTTAGTTGCACCACAGCGTGGGAGGCCTCTTCTCGTACCGCATCGGCGTAGGGCACAGGGCCGTTGCACGTAAGTAGAAATGTCGCCAAGGAACTTAACGAAAAGTCAAGAACTAGCACCATGTCGTGGTACAAACTGAAAACTACTGCTATAAATAGGATCGCGATTGAGCCAATTAGTAGAGCCCGTAGGGCTTTGTTATGCTGGCCTATGAGCACATGTATGAGGAGCGACACGACCTCTTCGCGGTTCTCCGGCGTAAGAGCCGTATGCACCAGACCCCAGACGGCAAGTTGCTGTTCCGCCCGTCGCCATGGCAAGTATTTGGGTGACTTCAGCGCATCTTTAAACGGCTCTATGGGCAACGGCGCATGAGAGGGATCGGCTAAGAAACGCTCTATGGCTTGACGTATGGGGCTGGAAGCGCGCACTTTCTGAAGAAGCGATTCCACCCGCGATCGCTCGACAGGGTCGAGTTGAGAGGCAGCGTGAGGATAATGTAACGTATCATTTCGCGATTCAAAAGAAGGCTCTTGGATCTCATTGTGCGACATGAGTGCGCTCCGAAGTTATTTACCTTCTCTAACGGAGCAGGTCGGCCTACGGTTTCAATTTTTACAACAAAACGGTACCTTACTTACAATAAAAAAGTGGGCGAACAGGGACTTGAACCCCGGACCTCTTCGGTGTAAGCGAAGCGCTCTACCGACTGAGCTATTCGCCCATAG of Chthonomonas calidirosea T49 contains these proteins:
- a CDS encoding DUF488 domain-containing protein codes for the protein MLDVRCHAYSHKFGFSGSPLKKYAKALQLRYWHIPVLGVEPAPRRHLQERPDYDRLFIIYERGLQEKQVFVERALNLLTQQPVVLLCFEADPALCHRSRLAAWLAKQCPLPIQHL
- a CDS encoding CCA tRNA nucleotidyltransferase, producing the protein MTSQNLSEAIEDAIHRLREATRGTPYEGRLYLVGGLLRDRELGIPSSPDLDIVLEGDAVELAYFLHKKGLSTHAPVVYPRFGTARITVATAQGVACTVELVSARAESYRPESRKPEVQFAGLREDVYRRDFTINTLLENLHTGELLDLTGLALADLRAKIIRTPLDPAVTFYDDPLRMLRAVRFAARFDFEIEPKTKEGIMKEAYRLSPPTISYERIRDEFVKIVLLDGPKAHRGLQMLLELKLLHQFLPEMVEMVGCQQGGWHRYDVWDHTLVALECLPPNASLTLRLGLLWHDIGKPRTRTEVQGQIRFYHHATVGAEMVREMMRRLKFSNEEIEGVTTLVKLHMRPGEYRPDWSDAAVKRLIRECGPYLEDLLTLAECDVAATVVPEQARADIAGLRARIAQLNADSVRSLQSPLDGKTIMQLLNVKPGPVVGQAKEFLINEVIEGRLAPDDREAAKQKLLSWWQQTAPQAPPKSQG